The following are from one region of the Lepeophtheirus salmonis chromosome 8, UVic_Lsal_1.4, whole genome shotgun sequence genome:
- the LOC121122613 gene encoding uncharacterized protein isoform X2 yields MSLILQVNNNSGGNPPNQAPQSSQGNNAPQTIVHPHHFHHHHHHLHHHHGGGGGGVVVPPSAQQRITTAGGSITLAKPPVQVAIATAVKHHPLLEHHHLVPQPQVDAAGRTMATTTLRMPMTLPQSPVRATVLPLGPTPMRHLPQTPLPPTIHRGLRGLPKSLHSAVTNSATPTHCIMVNPHPASASRTAAAHLTMLPQAPTQGLIPTANASGLLSTTVGLIPIPRVQLQPNVSMAQLATHVPTALIPPPNSTSSNVILPPNTQHHQLFPPSKNQDDSNDEHDIVDPLHPELLNPNKLNRMSSPKSRRKNQPMALQDHNYAYIPISPPTPPPPSPPPQPVIQTPQPVLVQNQSKLQGETTEDRNFNSGKSFNHSAPDFVGHETVASTTVCNSPRTAAGSPVVSRTQANLNSIQEAGVGPMVPLVGDDSAASLSSGDDKGEETETAPEAEDAEDDSITRCICDFLHDDGYMICCDKCSVWQHVVCMGLDRNNIPDEYLCEVCKPRQIDRKRAKSLQARRRTEIFKNSSSSDDEHNENKNSSLSNKRILNKRIVDVKKSGDSSKVSLKRQKLKKTTTSTTTPPADKELIKTTSTKKNYRKKKNSGSSLHHNNNTIKKITRRRVNSSYPDDEDDDEDDEEDEDFDTDDLEPKFETGQQLRSWIDQYEEAVTNHYSPELRARLSGHKNGTGELRSSVVNGPTRCTVSLQGNGVKILTANSNLSSNTPVVECKGRIMMASQYRASNKDQDYFNSPYVFFYRISEFLEIVVDGKTYGNDSRFCRRSSTNHNAELKHVVDKGSLHIFIVITKSLEKYQEILLPTEVRRLPRHNGISSSIQDDVREIRGKPNNVVVRPSLPLQHPPPPPPPGEGEGGDGDGKKEKENEVESPLSPPPSLRERRKKRNSERSTRKTFTRSKALRRNSSRTKIDVTTTAHEDADEEIEDEIPIKFNGETTIPDVKKEEEVREKEDEDAIDLPKPSMIHNHDNNNESSGSNLISSIISSSSPPQKTSNPPKTSPNKLGLPDNSGLIIGVNTINYDASSSLRNKSKSREERKMEMIMKAIEAMEKAEQRKKETFPIECSSTPSLEKPPVKRRRSSSVKMTNPDSNLELSSADESKSTENQHASKKMKKKERKTSNTSTSPQRRRSRAMSGGGSADENPSSSSSENNQFRFPKTKKMIMSDWLNQEEDDVSANYLRGSRSPPGIATHLLRSAPLSPVKTVCSAKKRWLRQAISEDHSEDSPNGAKVKQEDETVTKDNQQLSVAAAALPSDAASDSVTPLKKRRLANYKEESQACVGNEEPELTPSHVPSSSFDVTSSQNITKENLSSEESKVPSALKKKLLQNLVLEAVLDSAMEDMLINVTSEDLSQDSVSKVKEEEEDKEEILQSNEKVLSTMLDVKLSPSDQKSMDEIKPSIKEEEINDIKHNKSTESEDPSPSTLNLDIKVEPDSNRDVDEADSFAQNNKDDQAALIKTPEPSSAFKSFFKSNVSIEDLEAELEETKRQRESSILIKDEMVAESSSPPSQKSSPTKDTSLPSSSSTSASTENASYSGEAINISSCSSKPKEKKRVSLADYKRRRKQGGSSTSAAAESRSSCSSSTHKEKLPLLPPPIQINCALSSLPSAVPSIVPATTVLAAAPPPPLSQIPSTQEPVSDEPGTPTLDEDQPITMPTLNTLPLFEKLEQLEKAQRENFVVVPSSMDALNSSAMTASTTVNAERKREDLTERLKKEFGLVVEDNHEELLLKTASTPVVDGDATPETSSPQNTVPQSQPVVLVGGLNHHTPSRFSSFTPTQYPSYPSNYPLPPYPASKTAAAPHPPPSVAALGSTNNHQHHHHHSRRTSNSENYYSSAHSSSSSSRNYYNNNSSSSREGRYRDRDYRDKDHHNHHHNHNHHHQRNHHSSSSHHRSSGSSRSYRNSYYP; encoded by the exons ATGAGTTTAATATTGCAAGTCAATAACAATTCTGGAGGGAATCCTCCTAATCAAGCGCCGCAATCCTCTCAAGGCAACAACGCTCCCCAAACAATTGTGCATCCTCACCattttcatcatcatcatcaccacCTTCACCACCACCATGGTGGAGGAGGCGGAGGAGTGGTTGTTCCTCCTTCGGCACAGCAACGTATCACAACAGCTGGGGGATCTATTACCCTGGCTAAACCCCCTGTCCAGGTGGCCATTGCCACAGCCGTCAAACATCATCCACTCCTTGAGCATCACCACCTTGTTCCTCAACCACAAGTGGACGCTGCTGGGCGTACCATGGCCACTACTACTCTCCGTATGCCTATGACACTCCCCCAAAGTCCAGTACGAGCAACAGTATTGCCTCTGGGCCCTACTCCAATGAGACACCTTCCACAAACTCCCCTTCCTCCCACTATTCATCGCGGATTGCGGGGTCTTCCTAAATCACTTCACTCTGCAGTGACGAATAGTGCAACTCCCACGCATTGTATTATGGTTAATCCGCATCCAGCCTCAGCTAGTCGGACGGCAGCTGCTCATTTAACTATGCTTCCTCAAGCACCAACTCAAGGTCTTATACCCACTGCAAACGCTTCGGGTCTACTATCAACCACTGTTGGGCTAATCCCTATACCAAGAGTTCAATTACAACCCAATGTGTCCATGGCACAACTTGCGACTCATGTGCCAACGGCGCTTATCCCTCCACCCAATTCTACTTCTTCGAATGTAATCCTTCCGCCCAACACACAACACCATCAGTTGTTTCCCCCTTCGAAAAATCAAGATGATTCAAATGATGA GCATGATATTGTGGATCCTCTTCATCCAGAGTTATTAAATCCTAATAAACTGAATCGAATGTCATCCCCAAAGTCACGACGTAAAAATCAACCT ATGGCACTACAAGATCACAATTATGCATATATACCAATCTCTCCTCCAACACCACCTCCCCCATCCCCACCACCTCAACCCGTTATACAAACACCCCAACCTGTTTTAGTTCAGAATCAATCAAAACTGCAAGGCGAAACAACTGAAGATCGAAACTTCAATTCTGGCAAGTCTTTCAACCATTCAGCCCCAGATTTCGTTGGACATGAGACAGTTGCATCAACTACAGTCTGCAACTCACCTCGTACTGCAGCAGGGTCACCCGTTGTATCTCGAACTCAGGCAAATTTGAATAGTATTCAAGAAGCAGGTGTTGGACCCATGGTTCCCTTAGTTGGAGATGATTCTGCGGCATCTCTTAGTAGTGGAGATGATAAGGGTGAAGAAACAGAAACTGCTCCGGAAGCGGAAGATGCTGAAGATGATTCTATCACGAGGTGTATCTGTGATTTTCTTCACGATGATGGTTATATGATTTGCTGTGATAAGTGCTC ggTATGGCAACACGTTGTATGTATGGGGCTCGATAGAAATAACATTCCTGACGAATATCTTTGCGAAGTGTGTAAGCCTCGCCAAATTGATCGTAAGAGAGCCAAGTCCCTTCAAGCGCGAAGGCGAACAGAGATATTCAAAAACTCGAGTTCCAGTGACGATGAgcataatgaaaataaaaactcttctCTCTCGAATAAACGTATTTTAAATAAGAGAATAGTAGACGTTAAAAAAAGTGGTGATTCCTCTAAAGTGTCtcttaaaagacaaaaacttaaaaagacGACAACTTCGACTACGACTCCTCCTGCAgataaagaattaattaaaacaacttCCACTAAGAAAAACTATCGGAAGAAGAAAAACTCTGGCTCTAGTCttcatcataataataatacgattAAAAAGATAACTCGAAGAAGGGTAAATAGTAGTTATCCTGATGATGAGGATGATGACGAGGACGATGAAGAGGATGAGGATTTTGACACTGATGACCTAGAACCAAAATTCGAAACAGGTCAACAACTAAGGTCTTGGATCGACCAGTACGAAGAAGCAGTTACTAATCATTATTCTCCAGAACTGAGAGCTCGTCTATCTGGCCACAAAAACGGGACTGGTGAACTAAGATCAAGTGTTGTTAATGGCCCAACAAGATGTACAGTATCTCTTCAAGGAAATGGAGTCAAG atTTTAACTGCTAATTCCAATTTATCCTCGAACACTCCCGTTGTTGAATGCAAAGGACGGATAATGATGGCCTCTCAATATAGAGCCAGCAACAAGGaccaagattattttaatagtcCCTATGTTTTTTTCTATCGCATATCAGAATTTTTAGAAATAGTCGTCGATGGTAAAACATATGGAAATGATAGTAGGTTCTGTCGCCGTTCAAGTACAAATCATAATGCGGAATTAAAGCATGTTGTGGACAAGGGATCTCTTCACATATTCATAGTAATTACTAAGTCCCTGGAAAAGTATCAGGAAATCTTATTACCAACTGAAGTGAGAAGACTACCTCGACACAATGGAATCTCCTCTTCGATTCAAGATGATGTCAGAGAAATTCGAGGAAAGCCTAATAACGTTGTCGTAAGGCCATCACTGCCACTACAACatccaccaccaccaccaccaccaggAGAAGGTGAAGGGGGTGACGGCGatgggaaaaaagaaaaagagaatgaGGTGGAATCTCCTCTATCACCACCTCCGTCTCTTCGAGAAAGGAGGAAAAAACGAAATTCAGAAAGAAGTACGAGGAAAACTTTTACTCGTAGTAAAGCCTTGCGAAGAAACAGTAGCAGAACTAAAATTGATGTTACAACTACGGCACATGAAGATGCTGACGAAGAGATCGAAGATGAGATTCCGATTAAATTTAACGGAGAAACCACTATACCTGATGtcaaaaaagaggaagaagtaCGAGAGAAGGAAGATGAAGATGCAATAGATCTTCCTAAACCATCCATGATACATAATCATGATAATAATAACGAAAGTAGCGGATCAAATTTAATCTCTAGTATTATTAGCTCCTCCTCTCCTCCACAAAAGACATCTAATCCCCCAAAAACGAGtccaaataaattaggactTCCTGACAACAGCGGACTCATTATCGGGGTGAATACTATTAACTACGACGCGTCCAGCTCTCTGAGAAATAAGTCCAAGTCAAGGGAAGAGCGTAAGATGGAAATGATTATGAAGGCAATTGAGGCCATGGAGAAGGcagaacaaagaaaaaaggagaCATTTCCTATAGAATGCAGCAGTACTCCTTCCTTAGAAAAGCCTCCTGTCAAACGCAGAAGAAGTAGTTCGGTTAAAATGACCAATCCGGATTCGAATCTAGAGCTATCTTCCGCTGATGAGTCAAAGTCTACCGAGAATCAACATGCGagtaagaaaatgaagaaaaaagaaagaaaaacttcCAATACATCAACTTCACCCCAGAGAAGACGAAGTCGGGCAATGTCAGGAGGCGGTTCTGCTGACGAGAATCCCTCATCTTCATCCagtgaaaataatcaatttcgTTTTCCtaagactaaaaaaatgattatgtcTGATTGGTTAAACCAGGAAGAAGATGATGTATCCGCAAATTATCTTAGAGGAAGTCGAAGTCCCCCTGGTATTGCAACTCATTTATTACGCTCAGCCCCGCTAAGTCCCGTGAAAACTGTCTGTTCAGCTAAAAAGCGTTGGTTAAGGCAGGCCATATCTGAGGATCATTCAGAGGACTCACCGAATGGTGCAAAAGTTAAGCAAGAAGATGAAACAGTTACTAAGGATAATCAACAACTTTCCGTTGCTGCGGCTGCCCTTCCTTCAGACGCTGCATCTGATAGTGTTACTCCCCTCAAAAAGCGTAGATTAGCTAATTACAAGGAGGAGTCTCAGGCTTGTGTAGGAAATGAAGAACCTGAATTGACTCCTTCTCATGTTCCTTCTTCCTCCTTTGACGTTACATCATCCCAAAATATAACCAAAGAGAACCTCTCCTCAGAAGAGAGTAAGGTTCCTAGTgccttgaagaaaaaattacttcaaaaccTTGTTCTCGAAGCAGTACTGGATAGTGCCATGGAAGATATGCTTATTAATGTTACATCTGAAGATTTAAGTCAAGATTCTGTTTCGAAAGTgaaggaggaggaagaagatAAGGAAGAAATTCTGCAATCCAATGAGAAAGTATTATCCACCATGTTGGATGTTAAGTTGTCTCCCTCAGACCAAAAATCAATGGATGAGATTAAGCCAtcaattaaagaagaagaaattaatgACATTAAGCATAACAAAAGTACTGAATCAGAAGACCCTAGTCCTTCTACACTCAATCTTGACATAAAGGTTGAGCCAGACTCTAATAGAGATGTAGATGAAGCAGACTCTTTTGCTCAAAATAACAAGGACGACCAAGCTGCATTAATTAAAACTCCTGAGCCTAGTTCTgcttttaagtcattttttaaaagtaatgtttCTATTGAAGATTTAGAAGCTGAACTAGAGGAAACTAAACGTCAAAGGGAGTCATCCATTTTGATAAAAGATGAAATGGTAGCAGAGTCGTCTTCTCCTCCATCTCAGAAAAGTTCACCTACAAAGGATACATCCTTACCCTCGTCATCTAGTACATCCGCTTCAACCGAGAATGCATCTTATTCTGGAGAAGCTATTAACATTTCTTCCTGCTCCTCTAAacccaaagaaaaaaagagagtatcGCTTGCTGATTATAAAAGAAGGCGGAAACAAGGAGGATCAAGCACCTCTGCTGCAGCTGAGAGTAGGAGTAGCTGTTCATCTTCAACTCATAAAGAGAAGCTCCCGTTGTTGCCGCCTCCTATTCAAATTAATTGCGCCTTATCTAGTTTGCCATCTGCAGTGCCGAGTATTGTACCAGCGACGACTGTCTTAGCAGCAGCTCCGCCTCCTCCTCTATCTCAAATACCTTCTACTCAGGAACCCGTTTCCGATGAACCTGGAACTCCTACTTTAGACGAGGATCAACCCATTACAATGCCTACACTCAACACCTTACCTCTTTTTGAGAAGCTTGAGCAACTTGAAAAAGCACAAAGagaaaatt TTGTGGTGGTTCCGAGTTCCATGGATGCATTAAACAGTAGTGCGATGACTGCGTCGACTACAGTCAACGCTGAGCGTAAGAGGGAAGACTTGACTGAGAGACTCAAAAAAGAATTTGGTCTCGTAGTTGAAGACAATCATGAGGAATTGTTGTTAAAGACTGCTTCTACACCTGTTGTGGACGGTGATGCAACGCCAGAGACTTCAAGTCCTCAGAATACAGTTCCTCAATCACAGCCTGTGGTGTTAGTTGGGGGTCTTAACCATCACACCCCATCTAGGTTTTCCTCATTTACTCCTACGCAGTATCCAAGCTATCCATCAAATTACCCTCTACCTCCGTATCCTGCAAGTAAGACAGCTGCAGCGCCGCACCCTCCGCCATCCGTTGCTGCTTTGGGATCGACCAACAACCATCAACATCATCACCACCACTCTCGAAGGACTTCTAATTCAGAAAACTATTATTCCTCGGCGCACAGTTCGAGTAGTAGCAGTAgaaactattataataataattcttcttCATCACGGGAAGGTCGATATAGAGATCGGGACTATAGAGATAAGGACCATCATAATCACCACCATAATCATAACCATCACCACCAGCGTAATCATCACTCATCCTCCTCCCATCATCGGAGTAGTGGATCATCAAGAAGTTATAGAAACAGTTACTATCCATGA